The following are encoded together in the Streptomyces rapamycinicus NRRL 5491 genome:
- a CDS encoding protein kinase domain-containing protein: protein MTPSATITLTLVEGRVKPGAYVFEERTTCVLGRSTDCSPRLPDDSDHKTVSRHHCLLDINPPDIRIRDFGSLNGTYVNGEKIGQRRRGLTPEEAVADSYPEHDLKDGDRIRLGDTVFRVDITRPQVATLRLARCAKCERELDDEADGRPGELLCAACQARPDAVLKLLLELAHGGRADLKAIRGYSVIRELGRGGMGAVYLARHEATGVEVALKVMLPKVAASETARARFLREVALTRAMKHPHVVTLHDAGFANGTFYLTTEFCTGGSLDRLVAERGGRLPAEEAVPIAVQALKGLEHAHGQGVVHRDLSPSNILLHRETDGSTTAKIADFGIGKAFDQAGLSGLTRTGTTAGKPMFMPRQQVIDFRRATPAADVWAFAACVYHTLTGRTPREFPRSKDPWQVVLQEPAIPIRRRDPAIPRRLADVIDTALREHPEIGCASAAELRGALERAVR from the coding sequence GTGACGCCCTCGGCCACCATCACGCTCACTCTCGTCGAGGGCCGGGTCAAGCCCGGCGCGTACGTCTTCGAGGAGCGCACCACCTGCGTCCTCGGCCGTTCCACCGACTGTTCGCCACGACTACCCGACGACTCCGACCACAAGACCGTCTCCCGCCACCACTGCCTGCTCGACATCAACCCGCCGGACATCCGCATCCGCGACTTCGGCAGCCTCAACGGCACGTACGTCAACGGCGAGAAGATCGGCCAGCGGCGCCGCGGCCTCACCCCCGAGGAGGCCGTCGCGGATTCCTACCCCGAGCACGACCTGAAGGACGGCGACCGGATCCGCCTCGGTGACACCGTGTTCCGCGTCGACATCACGCGGCCGCAGGTCGCCACGCTGAGGCTCGCGCGCTGCGCCAAGTGCGAGCGCGAGCTGGACGACGAGGCGGACGGCCGCCCCGGCGAGTTGTTGTGCGCCGCCTGTCAGGCCCGGCCCGACGCCGTGCTCAAGCTGCTGCTCGAGCTGGCGCACGGCGGCCGCGCCGACCTCAAGGCCATCCGCGGCTACTCGGTGATCCGGGAGCTCGGCCGTGGCGGCATGGGCGCGGTGTACCTGGCCCGGCACGAGGCCACCGGCGTCGAGGTGGCGCTGAAGGTGATGCTGCCGAAGGTGGCGGCGAGCGAGACGGCGCGCGCCCGGTTCCTGCGCGAGGTGGCGCTCACCCGGGCAATGAAGCATCCGCACGTCGTCACGCTGCACGACGCGGGCTTCGCCAACGGAACCTTCTATCTGACAACCGAGTTCTGCACCGGCGGCAGCCTGGACCGGCTCGTCGCCGAACGCGGCGGGCGACTCCCGGCCGAGGAAGCGGTGCCCATCGCGGTACAGGCGCTCAAGGGCCTGGAACACGCACACGGGCAGGGCGTCGTCCACCGCGACCTGAGCCCCTCCAACATCCTGCTGCACAGGGAGACCGACGGCTCTACGACGGCGAAGATCGCGGACTTCGGCATCGGAAAAGCCTTTGACCAGGCGGGCCTGAGCGGGCTGACACGCACCGGCACCACAGCGGGCAAACCGATGTTCATGCCGCGCCAACAGGTCATCGACTTCCGCAGGGCCACCCCCGCCGCGGACGTCTGGGCATTTGCCGCCTGCGTCTACCACACGCTGACCGGAAGGACCCCGCGCGAGTTCCCGCGCTCCAAGGACCCCTGGCAGGTCGTCCTGCAGGAGCCGGCGATCCCGATCCGCCGCCGCGACCCGGCCATCCCGCGACGCCTCGCGGACGTCATCGACACGGCGCTGCGGGAGCACCCCGAGATCGGCTGCGCGAGCGCGGCGGAGCTGCGCGGGGCGCTGGAGCGGGCGGTGCGGTGA
- a CDS encoding sensor histidine kinase yields the protein MNATEPRRRWWPRSVRARTALAAASAAAVILVGIGWWVHHDVYRQSTQIAQGQAQEQLLALVDQLKEGAVPARRSTVPYEIVATGRRAAVAYGGGMEEFDPGTRHVLPAPPKAELPAPPDDGAAWGYTTRPIRIPARQDSKPGDRFGKDGGTYPVMYDDVRADELSGDKVAALGVGADARLRVYVVVLPHAGEDIAEAITKATDRLLLRAGLVSLVLIATVAYFAVRIALRPVEAIRVLTASVTANDPRERVTVPATGHEITALATTINTTLQRLDNAAAQQRRFVADAAHELRSPLTTLLASLEVALAYPERTDWPAAATTAARQTRRLQALAEDLLLLARLDTPTPTAGPETVDLTALASRLAEQYPLTERPLTLTCDSSTPAHAHGNPDEYERLLRNLIDNAARHAAHRIQITIRNEDAWVVLTVHDDGPGVPPEDAERIFERFVRLDDARSRDHGGTGLGLAIARDLAHRHRGTLTLTPRTLGACFQLRLPQAPAPAEK from the coding sequence GTGAACGCGACTGAGCCGCGACGCCGCTGGTGGCCGCGTTCGGTACGAGCCCGCACGGCCTTGGCGGCGGCCTCTGCCGCCGCTGTGATCCTGGTCGGCATCGGCTGGTGGGTCCACCACGACGTCTACCGCCAGAGCACACAGATCGCCCAAGGGCAGGCGCAGGAACAACTCCTGGCTCTCGTCGATCAGCTGAAGGAGGGCGCGGTTCCCGCTCGCCGAAGCACCGTGCCGTACGAGATCGTCGCGACCGGCCGACGCGCCGCTGTCGCCTACGGCGGAGGCATGGAGGAGTTCGATCCCGGCACCCGCCATGTGCTGCCCGCCCCACCGAAGGCCGAGCTGCCCGCCCCACCGGATGACGGGGCGGCCTGGGGCTACACGACCCGCCCCATCCGTATACCGGCACGCCAGGACTCCAAGCCCGGGGACCGGTTCGGCAAGGACGGTGGGACCTACCCGGTCATGTACGACGACGTCAGGGCCGATGAACTGAGCGGTGACAAAGTCGCCGCTCTGGGCGTCGGCGCCGACGCCCGGCTGAGGGTCTACGTGGTGGTGCTCCCGCACGCGGGCGAGGACATCGCCGAGGCGATCACCAAGGCCACCGACCGCCTGCTGCTGCGGGCCGGGCTCGTCAGCCTCGTACTGATCGCCACCGTCGCCTACTTCGCCGTCCGCATCGCGCTGCGGCCGGTCGAAGCCATCCGCGTCCTCACCGCCTCGGTCACCGCGAACGACCCCCGCGAACGCGTCACCGTCCCCGCCACGGGACACGAGATCACCGCCCTGGCCACCACCATCAACACCACCCTCCAACGCCTCGACAACGCCGCCGCCCAGCAACGCCGCTTCGTCGCGGACGCCGCCCACGAACTGCGCAGCCCCCTCACCACACTGCTGGCCAGCCTGGAAGTCGCGCTCGCCTACCCGGAACGCACCGACTGGCCCGCCGCGGCCACCACCGCCGCACGACAGACCCGCCGCCTCCAGGCCCTCGCCGAAGACCTGCTGCTCCTCGCCCGCCTCGACACCCCGACCCCCACAGCCGGCCCCGAAACCGTCGACCTGACAGCCCTCGCCTCCCGGCTGGCCGAGCAATACCCCCTCACCGAACGACCGTTGACGCTCACCTGCGACAGCAGCACCCCCGCACACGCACACGGAAACCCCGACGAATACGAACGGCTGCTGCGCAACCTCATCGACAACGCCGCCCGCCACGCCGCACACCGCATCCAGATCACCATCCGGAACGAGGACGCCTGGGTCGTCCTCACGGTGCACGACGACGGACCGGGCGTGCCCCCCGAGGACGCCGAGCGCATCTTCGAACGCTTCGTCCGGCTCGACGACGCCCGCTCCCGCGACCACGGCGGCACCGGCCTGGGCCTCGCCATCGCCCGCGACCTGGCCCACCGCCACCGAGGAACCCTCACCCTCACCCCCCGGACCCTCGGAGCATGCTTCCAGCTACGCCTACCCCAAGCCCCCGCCCCAGCCGAGAAATAG
- a CDS encoding response regulator transcription factor, translated as MRILVVEDEVDLAHTLHTGLTAEGYSVDLAHDGRHGLWMARTGEYALVVLDLMLPGLNGYKVCAQLRREGNATPILVLTAKDGDWDQAEALDTGADDYLAKPFSYTVLVARLRALVRRAAAVAPPVLAVGDLSLDVAGRVCRRAGTRVELTPREFAVLELLARRAGQAVSKADLLYHAWPDEAEDPNLVEARVSALRKKVDAAFHRQSLQTVRGTGYRLVDDRERD; from the coding sequence ATGCGCATCCTGGTGGTCGAAGACGAGGTGGACCTTGCCCACACCCTGCACACCGGTCTGACCGCCGAGGGCTACAGCGTCGACCTCGCCCATGACGGCCGGCACGGACTGTGGATGGCCCGGACCGGCGAATACGCCCTCGTCGTACTGGACTTGATGCTGCCCGGGCTCAACGGCTACAAGGTCTGCGCCCAGCTGCGCCGGGAGGGCAACGCGACCCCCATCCTGGTACTCACCGCCAAGGACGGGGACTGGGATCAGGCGGAGGCCCTGGACACGGGGGCCGATGACTACCTGGCCAAACCCTTCTCCTACACGGTGCTCGTCGCACGGCTGCGGGCCCTGGTCAGACGAGCCGCCGCGGTCGCCCCGCCCGTCCTTGCCGTGGGCGACCTCTCGTTGGACGTCGCCGGCCGGGTCTGCCGCCGGGCCGGGACCCGGGTGGAACTCACACCCAGGGAGTTCGCCGTGCTGGAGCTGCTGGCCCGCCGGGCGGGCCAGGCGGTCTCCAAAGCGGATCTGCTCTACCACGCGTGGCCCGACGAAGCTGAGGATCCCAACCTGGTGGAGGCGCGCGTCAGCGCCCTCCGCAAGAAGGTGGACGCCGCGTTCCACCGGCAGTCCCTGCAGACCGTACGGGGTACCGGCTACCGGCTGGTGGACGACCGTGAACGCGACTGA
- a CDS encoding ester cyclase → MSPHAAAVVEAAYHAAEGAVLDVQGFKDLFAEDGVFNNVVAGESFRGEHLGDQVVSMGRLVPDIHRELHRFHVMSDIVAVELTIEGTFAGPFETPVGVVQPTGAKLSVPTADFWYVEDGKIKEFNCYFGISALLAQLGVQPDFASAVTGTAEADS, encoded by the coding sequence ATGTCCCCTCACGCAGCAGCCGTGGTAGAGGCGGCGTACCACGCGGCGGAAGGCGCCGTCCTGGACGTCCAGGGATTCAAGGACCTGTTCGCCGAGGACGGCGTGTTCAACAATGTCGTCGCCGGGGAGAGCTTCCGCGGTGAGCACCTGGGCGACCAGGTCGTATCCATGGGCCGGCTGGTGCCGGACATCCACCGGGAGCTCCACCGGTTCCATGTGATGAGCGACATCGTGGCCGTCGAGCTGACCATCGAGGGCACCTTCGCCGGGCCGTTCGAAACACCTGTCGGCGTCGTCCAGCCGACCGGCGCGAAGCTCAGTGTCCCGACCGCCGACTTCTGGTACGTCGAAGACGGCAAGATCAAGGAGTTCAACTGCTACTTCGGCATCAGCGCCCTGCTCGCGCAGCTGGGCGTGCAGCCGGACTTCGCCTCCGCGGTCACGGGGACGGCCGAGGCCGACAGCTGA
- a CDS encoding MFS transporter produces MLTPASALSRTTLPGADRTAARRVAVASALGTTVEYYDFTLYATTAALVFDHVFFPSVNDAVGTLAAFSTFFVGYLARPLGGVVFGHFGDRLGRKTVLVTTLLLMGLGTFCIGLLPSYDTTGIAAPILLVLIRLIQGLGMGGEYGGGVLMALEYAPRERQGLYTSLVHIGTPAGVLLPVGLVSVLSATMSETSFDAWGWRIPFLASIVLVGLGLYLRFTLSESPEFRKLRADREVRKIPLRGLADGHLGSVGCSIIAKIAESGLFNVYYVVALAYATDELGVGKQPVLIAILIACALECLALPLFGALSDRVGRRLVYVGGALFQALLIVPFFLLVQTRDPVLITLAMTLGLAIGHGAMYGAQGALFANLYPVALRYTGLSVSQQVGATLGGGLSPLLGTALITAFDGSPTGVCLYAVGVVLLSGVCTLALRRGDHRPLRWRPGGAPTAAE; encoded by the coding sequence ATGCTCACCCCTGCCTCAGCATTGAGTCGGACGACGCTTCCCGGCGCCGACCGCACCGCCGCCCGGCGGGTCGCCGTCGCCAGCGCCCTCGGCACGACCGTCGAGTACTACGACTTCACGCTCTACGCCACCACCGCGGCCCTCGTCTTCGACCACGTCTTCTTCCCCTCGGTGAACGACGCGGTCGGGACCCTGGCGGCGTTCTCCACCTTCTTCGTCGGCTATCTCGCCCGCCCGCTCGGCGGCGTTGTCTTCGGCCACTTCGGGGACCGGCTCGGCCGCAAGACCGTCCTGGTGACCACCTTGCTGCTGATGGGCCTGGGCACCTTCTGCATCGGCCTCCTGCCCTCCTACGACACCACCGGCATCGCCGCGCCGATCCTGCTGGTCCTCATCCGGCTGATCCAGGGGCTCGGCATGGGCGGTGAGTACGGCGGCGGGGTGCTCATGGCGCTGGAGTACGCCCCGCGTGAACGGCAGGGCCTGTACACCAGCCTGGTGCACATCGGGACCCCGGCCGGGGTCCTGCTGCCGGTCGGTCTGGTGAGCGTACTCAGCGCCACCATGTCCGAGACCTCCTTCGACGCCTGGGGCTGGCGGATCCCGTTCCTCGCCAGCATCGTGCTGGTCGGCCTCGGGCTGTATCTGCGCTTCACCCTGAGCGAGAGCCCGGAGTTCCGGAAGCTGCGCGCCGACCGCGAGGTGCGGAAGATCCCGCTGCGCGGGCTGGCCGACGGCCATCTGGGCTCGGTGGGCTGCTCGATCATCGCCAAGATCGCGGAGAGCGGTCTGTTCAACGTCTACTACGTCGTGGCGCTCGCCTACGCGACGGATGAACTCGGCGTGGGCAAGCAGCCGGTGCTCATCGCCATCCTCATCGCCTGTGCGCTGGAGTGTCTGGCCCTCCCGCTGTTCGGGGCGCTCTCCGACCGCGTCGGACGCCGACTGGTCTATGTGGGCGGCGCCCTCTTCCAGGCGCTGCTGATCGTGCCGTTCTTCCTGCTCGTCCAGACCCGCGACCCGGTTCTGATCACCCTCGCGATGACGCTGGGCCTGGCGATCGGGCACGGCGCGATGTACGGCGCCCAGGGCGCGCTGTTCGCCAACCTCTACCCGGTCGCCCTGCGGTACACCGGTCTGTCCGTCAGCCAGCAGGTCGGCGCCACGCTGGGCGGGGGTCTGTCACCTCTGCTGGGCACCGCGCTGATCACCGCCTTCGACGGAAGCCCGACCGGTGTCTGCCTCTACGCCGTGGGCGTCGTACTGCTGTCGGGGGTGTGCACCCTCGCCCTGCGGCGCGGTGACCACCGGCCTCTGCGGTGGCGCCCCGGAGGTGCGCCCACCGCCGCGGAATGA
- a CDS encoding TetR family transcriptional regulator, with protein sequence MAGQRTRDGLLTAALELLAERGQEGLTLREVTDRAGANVAAVSYHFGSLNGLCESAIERALERYLDAQILAVESLGTTSTLQELAEAFARPMVRALGAGGQDLAVMRTVARVGIDPPQGWGRLAGKFDRARQDALRVLMVNLPGVEEQELIFRTRCAAGMLNWLALAPIGTELAAMPTERIGRQLIPVVAGAFHGYPVVGR encoded by the coding sequence GTGGCCGGTCAGCGCACGCGGGACGGGCTGCTGACGGCCGCCCTGGAACTGCTCGCGGAAAGAGGGCAGGAAGGCCTGACGCTCCGCGAGGTCACAGACCGCGCCGGCGCCAATGTGGCCGCGGTGAGTTACCACTTCGGATCGTTGAACGGGCTGTGCGAGTCGGCGATCGAGCGGGCCTTGGAACGGTACCTGGACGCGCAGATCCTGGCCGTCGAATCCCTTGGTACCACTTCGACACTCCAGGAGCTGGCGGAGGCGTTCGCCCGGCCGATGGTGCGCGCGCTGGGGGCCGGTGGACAAGACCTCGCCGTGATGCGGACCGTGGCGCGCGTCGGAATCGATCCGCCCCAGGGGTGGGGCCGGCTGGCCGGCAAGTTCGACCGGGCCCGCCAGGATGCCCTCCGGGTGCTGATGGTGAACCTTCCCGGAGTCGAGGAGCAGGAGCTCATCTTCCGGACGCGGTGCGCCGCAGGCATGCTGAACTGGCTCGCCCTGGCGCCCATCGGCACCGAACTGGCCGCCATGCCCACCGAGCGGATTGGGCGTCAGCTGATCCCCGTGGTGGCCGGAGCGTTCCACGGATACCCCGTCGTCGGTCGCTGA
- a CDS encoding dihydroxyacetone kinase subunit DhaK, translated as MPRYFADSAESIVADALAGFASAHADLVSHHPDHGYLRTRNRSPERRVGLVSGGGSGHEPLHAGFIGAGMLDAACPGRIFASPHNRQIFEASRAVAGPGGVLHIVKNYTGDRINFGIAAERLAHEQIPCARVLVDDDLATDSEDIVVGRRGTGATLIVEKILGAAADEGRGLDELAALGAEVARRSRSLAVASAAHTTPGTGGRAFELPDDVLEFGVGIHGERAEGTTPVMPLGQLVRTMTTRLLAALPDTPRPRVLALVNGLGATTSLELYGIHHALTAALDDTGVALDRSLTGTLVSALDMRGFSLSLLATDDELLRLWDAPARTPAWPL; from the coding sequence ATGCCGCGCTACTTCGCCGACTCGGCCGAGTCGATCGTCGCCGACGCCCTCGCCGGATTCGCCTCCGCCCACGCCGACCTCGTCAGCCACCACCCCGACCACGGTTATCTGCGCACCCGTAACCGCTCCCCCGAGCGCCGGGTCGGGCTGGTCTCGGGAGGCGGTTCCGGCCATGAGCCGCTGCACGCGGGGTTCATCGGGGCCGGGATGCTGGACGCCGCATGCCCCGGCCGGATCTTCGCCTCGCCCCACAACCGGCAGATCTTCGAGGCCAGCCGCGCCGTCGCCGGACCCGGCGGGGTGCTGCACATCGTCAAGAACTACACCGGCGACCGCATCAACTTCGGCATCGCCGCCGAACGCCTCGCCCACGAGCAAATACCCTGCGCCCGCGTCCTGGTGGACGACGACCTCGCCACCGACTCCGAGGACATCGTGGTGGGCCGGCGCGGGACCGGCGCGACCCTGATCGTGGAGAAGATCCTCGGCGCCGCCGCCGACGAGGGACGCGGACTGGACGAACTCGCCGCACTCGGCGCCGAGGTGGCCCGGCGCTCCCGCAGCCTGGCCGTCGCCTCCGCCGCCCACACCACGCCAGGAACCGGGGGCCGGGCCTTCGAACTGCCCGACGACGTCCTGGAGTTCGGCGTCGGCATCCACGGTGAGCGCGCCGAGGGCACCACCCCCGTCATGCCGCTCGGCCAACTCGTCCGGACGATGACCACCCGGCTGCTGGCCGCGCTGCCCGACACCCCTCGGCCACGTGTGCTCGCCCTGGTCAACGGGCTCGGCGCGACGACCTCCCTGGAGCTGTACGGCATCCATCACGCCCTCACCGCGGCTCTGGACGATACCGGCGTCGCCCTCGACCGGTCCCTGACCGGAACGCTGGTCAGCGCCCTCGACATGCGCGGCTTCTCGCTGTCCCTGCTCGCCACCGACGACGAACTGCTGCGGCTGTGGGACGCGCCTGCCCGCACCCCCGCCTGGCCGCTGTGA
- the dhaL gene encoding dihydroxyacetone kinase subunit DhaL: MSATPTSAPHHLTYDTTAAWLSRFATTAESVEPELTALDQRAGDGDFGTNLAGGMAGVRRALDALSDAPPAGRDSPAVPLATAARVFLDDVGGTSGPLFGLLLQELATAVATNPATAGTRELAAGTAAGAAAIQRVGEAEVGDKTLVDALVPAALALAECAPDTEPGQSLHQAAAAAHEGARATTDLRARRGRASYTGDHARGVPDPGAMAIALLFASYDDALSSLHQLP; this comes from the coding sequence ATGTCAGCGACGCCGACGTCCGCCCCACACCACCTCACGTATGACACCACCGCAGCCTGGCTCAGCCGCTTCGCCACCACGGCCGAATCGGTGGAACCCGAACTGACCGCCCTCGACCAGCGGGCCGGCGACGGTGACTTCGGCACCAATCTCGCGGGCGGGATGGCAGGGGTGCGCCGGGCGCTCGACGCGCTGTCCGACGCCCCGCCCGCCGGCCGGGACTCCCCCGCCGTGCCGCTCGCCACGGCGGCACGGGTCTTCCTCGACGACGTGGGCGGCACCAGCGGCCCGCTGTTCGGACTGCTGCTCCAGGAACTCGCCACCGCCGTCGCCACCAACCCCGCCACTGCGGGCACCCGCGAACTGGCCGCGGGTACCGCCGCCGGCGCGGCCGCCATCCAGCGGGTCGGCGAGGCCGAGGTCGGCGACAAGACACTGGTCGACGCACTCGTCCCGGCCGCACTGGCGCTCGCAGAATGCGCCCCGGACACCGAGCCCGGCCAGTCGCTCCACCAGGCGGCGGCGGCCGCCCACGAAGGCGCCCGCGCCACCACCGATCTGCGCGCCCGGCGCGGCCGCGCCAGCTATACGGGCGACCACGCGCGCGGAGTGCCCGACCCCGGCGCCATGGCCATCGCCCTGCTGTTCGCCTCGTACGACGACGCGCTCAGCTCACTGCACCAGCTGCCATAG
- a CDS encoding GntR family transcriptional regulator — protein MNPPTPSPPTASPLGAPEQPVVVEKLPDQIYRVLRHRIVHGRMRAGSRIAINDLTEEFGTSKTPVREALNRLEYDQLIITRPRSGTFVVQPTADDVVEVCQLRKGIEWVATGLSARTMPEALLRELREEIVTAKRHADEGDFEPFFESDFRLHNLIVTHAGNTRLVRARSSVEPFVQWLRVLGATGPHRIAGSTRRHLEIVDAMLDRDAEAAMAAAALHVDEVQQWTVEDLGGALGGD, from the coding sequence ATGAACCCCCCGACCCCGTCCCCTCCGACCGCTTCTCCGCTCGGCGCGCCCGAGCAGCCGGTGGTGGTGGAAAAGCTGCCCGACCAGATCTATCGCGTGCTACGGCACCGGATCGTGCACGGCCGGATGAGGGCGGGCTCGCGGATCGCCATCAACGACCTCACCGAGGAGTTCGGCACGTCCAAGACGCCGGTGCGCGAGGCGCTCAACCGGCTGGAGTACGACCAGCTCATCATCACCCGCCCCCGGTCGGGCACCTTCGTGGTCCAGCCGACGGCCGACGATGTGGTCGAGGTGTGCCAGCTGCGCAAGGGCATCGAGTGGGTGGCCACCGGTCTGTCGGCCCGGACGATGCCCGAGGCGCTGCTGCGTGAGCTGCGCGAGGAGATCGTGACGGCCAAGCGCCATGCGGACGAGGGGGATTTCGAGCCCTTCTTCGAGAGCGACTTCCGGCTGCACAACCTGATCGTGACCCACGCGGGCAACACCCGCCTGGTGCGGGCGCGCAGTTCGGTCGAGCCGTTCGTCCAGTGGCTGCGGGTCCTGGGCGCCACCGGCCCGCACCGCATCGCCGGGTCCACCCGCCGCCATCTGGAGATCGTCGACGCGATGCTGGACCGGGACGCGGAGGCCGCCATGGCCGCCGCGGCGCTCCATGTCGACGAGGTGCAGCAGTGGACGGTGGAGGACCTCGGCGGCGCGCTGGGCGGCGACTGA
- a CDS encoding GyrI-like domain-containing protein produces MSGLPPGGRYEHTIFTEGQGRATVYLPAEPPLPPGASDAVRELHLPQRTAVVATHCGPHDDLDLTYAAVGTFAARNGLRSADLVEEVYLVGPRDTDQPDRWRTLVAWLLASDSAQSSA; encoded by the coding sequence ATGAGCGGGCTCCCGCCCGGCGGCCGCTACGAACACACGATCTTCACCGAGGGCCAGGGCCGTGCCACCGTCTATCTCCCGGCCGAGCCGCCCCTGCCGCCAGGAGCGTCTGATGCCGTACGGGAGCTCCACCTGCCTCAGCGGACAGCCGTCGTCGCCACCCACTGCGGTCCGCACGACGACCTCGACCTCACCTACGCCGCCGTTGGCACCTTTGCCGCCCGAAACGGCCTGCGCTCTGCTGACCTCGTCGAGGAGGTCTATCTGGTCGGGCCGCGCGACACCGACCAGCCCGATCGTTGGCGCACCCTCGTGGCGTGGCTGCTCGCCTCCGACAGCGCTCAATCGTCGGCGTAG
- a CDS encoding dihydrodipicolinate synthase family protein — protein MTLDLHGIISTVVTPFDGDDQVDLDLLGPEIQYLLDSGVTAICACGSTGEGHALSAEESAAICARVVKEVDGRVPVIGGVIQNSTAEAIRYGQALKEAGVDALQVTPVHYVFAPDADQTVDYFRRIGSVVGLPIVVYNVVPWALVPVDVIERLGDVPEVIAVKQSGGDMHLLADLLHRVRDRFTILAALDDLHYPAFAMGAHGALAAIPTVTPRLSVELWEAVRRGDHGEALRLHNVILGVWRAIDGPNLPARLKAALKLQGRDGGLPRHPFTPATDEERAVIADALGKAGLLTAP, from the coding sequence GTGACACTCGATCTGCACGGGATCATCTCGACCGTGGTGACCCCCTTCGACGGCGATGACCAGGTGGATCTGGACCTGCTCGGCCCCGAGATCCAGTACCTGCTGGACTCCGGCGTCACGGCCATCTGTGCGTGCGGCAGCACCGGTGAGGGCCACGCCCTGTCGGCAGAGGAGAGCGCCGCGATCTGCGCCCGGGTCGTCAAGGAGGTGGACGGCCGGGTCCCGGTGATCGGCGGCGTCATCCAGAACTCCACGGCGGAGGCCATCCGTTACGGCCAGGCACTCAAGGAAGCCGGGGTGGACGCCCTTCAAGTCACCCCGGTCCACTATGTCTTCGCCCCCGACGCGGACCAGACCGTCGACTACTTTCGCCGCATCGGCTCCGTGGTGGGCCTGCCGATCGTCGTCTACAACGTGGTGCCCTGGGCGCTGGTCCCGGTGGACGTCATCGAGCGGCTCGGCGACGTCCCGGAGGTGATCGCGGTCAAGCAGAGCGGCGGCGACATGCATCTGCTCGCCGATCTGCTGCACCGCGTCCGGGACCGCTTCACGATCCTCGCCGCCCTCGACGACCTGCACTACCCGGCGTTCGCCATGGGCGCCCATGGCGCGCTCGCCGCCATCCCCACCGTCACCCCCCGGCTCAGCGTGGAGCTGTGGGAGGCCGTCCGGCGCGGGGACCACGGTGAGGCGCTGCGCCTCCACAACGTCATACTGGGGGTCTGGCGCGCGATCGACGGCCCCAACCTGCCGGCCAGGCTCAAGGCGGCCCTGAAGCTTCAGGGCCGCGACGGCGGCCTGCCGCGCCACCCGTTCACTCCCGCGACAGACGAGGAGCGCGCCGTCATCGCCGACGCCCTGGGGAAGGCCGGTCTGCTGACGGCTCCTTGA